In a genomic window of Spirosoma agri:
- the sufB gene encoding Fe-S cluster assembly protein SufB yields the protein MSKDADILESITNAEYKYGFETLIEADEAPVGLDESTIRFISAKKNEPSWLLENRLKAFRLWQEMIEPHWPNVKYPKIDYQAIKYYSAPKQKKTVNSLDEIDPELLDTFKRLGISLNEQKRLAGVVDGETEQRELPRVAVDAVMDSVSVATTFKKDLAERGIIFCSITEAVHEHPELVKKYLGSVVPAKDNYFAALNAAVFTDGSFCYIPKGVRCPMELSTYFRINAAGTGQFERTLIIADEGSYVSYLEGCTAPMRDENQLHAAVVELIAHADAEIKYSTVQNWYPGDKEGKGGIYNFVTKRGICEGANSKISWTQVETGSSITWKYPSVILKGDNSIGEFYSVAVTNNMQQADTGTKMVHIGKNTKSRIVSKGISAGKSQNSYRGLVQVLKRADNARNYSQCDSLLLGDKCGAHTFPYLEVSNPSATVEHEATTSKIGEDQLFYCNQRGIPTEQAVALIINGYAKEVLNQLPMEFAVEAQKLLAISLEGSVG from the coding sequence ATGAGCAAGGACGCTGACATTCTAGAAAGCATAACCAACGCCGAATATAAATACGGATTCGAAACGCTGATCGAAGCGGACGAGGCTCCTGTGGGCCTTGACGAAAGCACGATCCGTTTTATTTCCGCCAAGAAAAACGAACCCAGCTGGTTACTTGAAAACCGCCTGAAGGCATTCCGGTTGTGGCAGGAGATGATCGAACCGCATTGGCCGAACGTCAAATACCCGAAGATCGATTATCAGGCCATTAAGTACTATTCGGCACCGAAGCAGAAAAAAACGGTTAATTCGCTCGACGAGATCGACCCCGAACTGCTGGATACGTTCAAGCGGCTCGGTATCTCGTTGAATGAGCAGAAACGACTGGCTGGTGTGGTCGATGGCGAAACGGAGCAACGGGAACTTCCTCGCGTCGCTGTCGATGCCGTTATGGATTCGGTTTCCGTAGCCACAACGTTCAAGAAAGACCTGGCCGAGCGCGGTATCATTTTCTGTTCCATCACCGAAGCCGTTCACGAGCATCCCGAACTGGTGAAAAAATACCTTGGCTCGGTTGTTCCGGCTAAGGACAATTATTTTGCTGCGCTGAATGCTGCCGTGTTTACCGATGGCTCGTTCTGCTACATTCCGAAAGGTGTTCGCTGTCCAATGGAGCTGTCGACCTATTTCCGCATCAATGCGGCTGGTACAGGCCAGTTCGAGCGGACGCTGATCATTGCCGACGAAGGCTCGTACGTGAGCTACCTCGAAGGTTGCACGGCCCCTATGCGGGATGAGAATCAGCTCCACGCGGCTGTGGTTGAGTTGATTGCCCACGCCGATGCTGAAATCAAATACTCGACGGTACAGAACTGGTATCCGGGTGATAAAGAAGGTAAAGGAGGAATTTACAATTTCGTGACCAAACGCGGTATCTGCGAGGGGGCGAATTCAAAAATATCCTGGACGCAGGTGGAAACGGGTTCATCCATCACCTGGAAATACCCGTCAGTGATCCTGAAAGGTGATAACTCGATCGGTGAGTTCTATTCGGTAGCCGTTACGAACAACATGCAACAGGCCGACACGGGCACCAAAATGGTCCACATCGGCAAAAACACCAAGAGCCGGATCGTATCGAAAGGTATTTCGGCGGGCAAGAGCCAGAACTCGTATCGGGGACTGGTGCAGGTGCTGAAACGCGCTGATAATGCCCGGAACTACTCGCAGTGTGATTCGCTGTTGTTGGGTGATAAATGCGGTGCGCATACCTTCCCGTATCTGGAAGTAAGCAACCCATCGGCTACGGTCGAACACGAAGCGACCACTTCGAAAATCGGTGAAGATCAGTTATTTTACTGCAATCAGCGGGGTATCCCCACCGAGCAGGCCGTTGCATTGATCATCAATGGATACGCAAAAGAAGTGTTAAATCAACTACCGATGGAGTTCGCCGTGGAAGCGCAAAAGCTACTGGCAATCAGTCTGGAAGGTAGTGTTGGTTAA
- a CDS encoding class I SAM-dependent rRNA methyltransferase yields the protein MSFTKLFLQAGRDEAVRRFHPWVFSRAIGRYEGNPEDGDVVEVFDRKGHYLATGHYHDGSIAIRIFSFGATAGGPVTPDVPYWTEKLRHIRTIRQAIVTGNTNCYRLVHGEGDGCTGLIVDMYNGVAVVQAHSIGMHRERQLIAEALKNVFGDELQAVYDKSADTLPDEYGATVINGYLYGRTIVPHPAQENGNTFLIDWITGQKTGFFLDQRDNRQLLAQYSHGKRVLNAFCYSGGFSIYALKAGAKLVHSVDVSQKAIDLTNQNVAANFGETDKHEAYAEDVMHYLKAHDHQYDVVVLDPPAFAKSLTARHRAVQGYKRLNAEGLRRVAKGGILFTFSCSQVVDRELFYNTIVAAAIEAGRQVRVLHHLSQPADHPVSLFHPEGGYLKGLVLWVD from the coding sequence ATGTCATTTACTAAATTATTTTTGCAGGCCGGACGTGATGAAGCCGTCCGGCGATTCCATCCCTGGGTATTCTCGCGGGCTATTGGTCGCTACGAAGGCAATCCCGAAGACGGTGACGTTGTCGAAGTGTTCGACCGGAAAGGGCATTACCTGGCCACTGGCCATTACCACGATGGCAGTATTGCTATCCGTATCTTCTCGTTTGGCGCAACGGCTGGCGGTCCCGTAACACCAGACGTTCCCTACTGGACCGAGAAATTACGGCACATCCGCACGATACGGCAGGCTATCGTAACCGGTAACACGAACTGTTATCGGCTCGTTCACGGTGAGGGCGATGGCTGCACAGGCCTGATCGTAGATATGTACAACGGAGTCGCGGTGGTGCAGGCCCACTCCATCGGGATGCACCGCGAGCGGCAGTTAATTGCCGAGGCACTGAAAAATGTTTTCGGCGACGAACTACAGGCGGTCTATGACAAAAGTGCCGATACCCTTCCTGACGAATACGGGGCCACGGTGATCAATGGCTATTTGTATGGTCGAACGATCGTACCGCATCCGGCGCAGGAAAATGGCAATACATTCCTGATTGACTGGATTACCGGTCAAAAAACTGGATTTTTCCTCGATCAGCGCGATAATCGCCAGTTATTGGCTCAGTATTCACACGGAAAGCGCGTTCTGAACGCATTCTGCTACTCGGGCGGATTTTCCATTTATGCGCTCAAAGCCGGAGCCAAGCTGGTTCACTCGGTCGATGTGTCGCAGAAGGCGATCGACTTGACGAATCAAAACGTTGCGGCCAACTTTGGCGAAACGGATAAACACGAAGCGTACGCAGAGGATGTGATGCATTATCTGAAAGCCCACGATCACCAGTATGACGTCGTTGTGCTCGATCCGCCAGCGTTTGCCAAAAGCCTGACAGCACGACACCGGGCCGTGCAGGGTTACAAACGGCTGAACGCTGAAGGACTGCGTCGGGTCGCCAAAGGGGGGATTTTGTTCACGTTTTCCTGCTCACAGGTTGTTGATCGGGAGTTGTTTTACAACACCATCGTAGCCGCTGCCATTGAAGCCGGACGTCAGGTGCGCGTGTTGCATCACTTGAGTCAGCCCGCCGATCATCCCGTCAGTTTATTCCATCCGGAAGGAGGATACCTGAAAGGATTGGTCTTATGGGTCGATTAA
- a CDS encoding pyruvate dehydrogenase complex dihydrolipoamide acetyltransferase, translating into MAELIRMPKMSDTMTEGVIAEWHKKVGDKVKSGDVLAEVETDKATMDLESYEEGTLLYIGVEKGASVPVDGVLAIIGADGEDYKALLNGSSGGSQEAPKEEAKPAPPAGDAAPAPNGAASGETATKLPDQKAVSAAPAENVNATVIRMPKMSDTMTEGTIVAWHKKEGDTVKSGDILAEVETDKATMDLEAYEEGTLLYVGVKEGSAVAVDDIIAVVGEKGANFKVLLDGGGSAPAPAEQQAPAGESGSETAQQNPQADLPANADSDLSYGGGEGDGAESNGRLKASPLAKRIAEEKGINLAQVHGSGPEGRIVKSDVESFVPGAPAAKPAPAQPAAPAPAPAPAASQPAPAAPQPAPAASQPQGDYEDVPVSQMRKTIARRLSESLFTAPHFYLTMEINMDKAMDLRGTVNAVSPVKVSFNDFVIKAAALALKQHPNVNSSWLGDKIRKYKYVNIGVAVAVDEGLLVPVVRNADQKTLSTISGEVKDLAGKAKDKKLQPKDWEGSTFSISNLGMFGIEEFTAIINPPDSCILAIGAIKQTVKVENGEIKPTNVMKVTLSCDHRVVDGATGSAFLQTLKQLLEDPMRMLV; encoded by the coding sequence ATGGCTGAATTAATCCGAATGCCCAAGATGAGCGACACAATGACCGAAGGCGTCATTGCGGAATGGCACAAAAAAGTGGGCGATAAAGTAAAGTCCGGCGATGTGCTGGCTGAAGTCGAAACCGATAAGGCGACGATGGACCTCGAATCGTACGAAGAAGGTACGTTGCTGTATATCGGCGTCGAAAAAGGAGCATCCGTACCAGTAGACGGTGTGCTGGCCATCATTGGTGCCGACGGCGAAGATTATAAAGCCCTGCTCAACGGATCGAGTGGCGGCAGTCAGGAAGCACCGAAAGAAGAAGCGAAACCAGCGCCACCAGCGGGTGATGCCGCCCCTGCACCCAACGGTGCCGCCAGTGGTGAAACCGCTACCAAATTGCCCGATCAGAAGGCTGTTTCAGCCGCCCCGGCCGAGAATGTCAACGCAACTGTCATTCGTATGCCCAAGATGAGCGATACGATGACGGAAGGGACCATTGTTGCCTGGCATAAGAAAGAAGGCGACACGGTGAAATCCGGTGACATTCTGGCCGAAGTCGAAACCGACAAAGCTACCATGGATCTGGAAGCCTACGAAGAAGGTACGTTGTTGTACGTCGGCGTGAAAGAAGGGTCAGCGGTTGCCGTAGACGATATCATCGCCGTTGTCGGTGAGAAAGGTGCTAACTTCAAAGTGCTTCTGGATGGTGGTGGGTCTGCTCCTGCACCCGCTGAGCAACAGGCTCCCGCGGGCGAGAGTGGTAGCGAAACGGCCCAGCAAAATCCACAGGCCGATTTGCCAGCTAATGCTGACAGCGATTTGTCTTACGGTGGTGGTGAAGGCGATGGCGCTGAATCGAATGGTCGCCTGAAAGCGTCGCCCTTAGCCAAGCGCATTGCTGAAGAAAAAGGAATCAATCTGGCTCAGGTTCATGGAAGCGGTCCGGAAGGTCGTATAGTGAAGAGCGATGTCGAGTCGTTCGTACCGGGCGCACCCGCTGCCAAACCAGCGCCTGCGCAACCAGCGGCTCCCGCGCCAGCCCCAGCTCCCGCAGCATCACAACCCGCGCCGGCAGCACCACAGCCCGCTCCCGCAGCATCGCAGCCACAAGGAGACTATGAAGATGTGCCGGTTAGCCAGATGCGCAAAACGATTGCCCGTCGACTGAGCGAAAGCCTGTTCACCGCTCCGCACTTCTACCTGACCATGGAAATCAACATGGACAAGGCGATGGATCTGCGCGGAACTGTCAACGCGGTTAGTCCGGTGAAGGTGTCGTTCAATGATTTTGTGATCAAAGCGGCTGCGCTGGCGTTGAAACAGCACCCGAACGTAAACTCATCGTGGTTAGGTGATAAAATCCGGAAATACAAATACGTCAACATTGGCGTAGCGGTAGCCGTAGACGAAGGACTACTAGTTCCGGTCGTTCGGAACGCCGATCAGAAAACGCTTTCGACCATTTCGGGCGAAGTGAAAGACCTGGCCGGGAAAGCAAAAGATAAAAAACTGCAACCGAAAGACTGGGAGGGAAGCACTTTCTCGATCTCGAACCTTGGTATGTTCGGCATCGAAGAATTTACGGCCATCATCAACCCACCCGATTCCTGCATTCTGGCCATTGGGGCAATCAAGCAAACCGTTAAGGTTGAAAACGGTGAGATCAAGCCTACCAATGTCATGAAGGTGACGCTCTCCTGCGACCACCGGGTCGTTGATGGCGCAACGGGTTCTGCCTTCCTGCAGACGCTCAAGCAACTGCTCGAAGACCCAATGCGGATGCTGGTCTAA
- the trxA gene encoding thioredoxin, translating into MAAGSHAVEATDANFNELINSDKPVLVDFWAEWCGPCKMIGPVVEQLAGEYEGRAVVAKMDVDQNAQIPAKFGIRSIPTLMVFKNGQLIDKVIGAVPRNVLEQKLQAALEPTTV; encoded by the coding sequence ATGGCAGCAGGATCACATGCCGTCGAAGCGACCGATGCGAACTTCAACGAACTGATTAATTCCGATAAGCCGGTTTTAGTAGATTTTTGGGCCGAATGGTGCGGTCCATGTAAAATGATCGGACCAGTTGTGGAACAACTCGCTGGTGAATACGAAGGCAGAGCCGTTGTGGCGAAAATGGACGTTGATCAAAACGCCCAGATTCCTGCTAAGTTCGGTATCCGTAGTATCCCGACGTTGATGGTCTTCAAAAACGGTCAATTGATCGACAAGGTTATCGGTGCCGTTCCCCGCAACGTTTTGGAGCAAAAGCTACAGGCTGCTCTGGAACCAACAACGGTATAG
- a CDS encoding sterol desaturase family protein, translated as MERLVNYFEHIPSLHRSLILVGGITIFWLIETAVPLFQFSYRKTTHAGINIFFTLTTAVVNVCLAFLLLRTSDWTVQHHVGLLQWLSLPRWAELLLGLLALDLVGAWLPHWTQHQVTFLWRFHLIHHTDVYVDTTTANRHHPGESVIRFVFTLLAVLVTGAPMWLVFLYQALSVLLSQFNHANIELPRWADRLLGLVIVTPNMHHVHHHYVLPVTNTNYGNIFPYWDRLFGTYHEMAGKDIHYGIDTHPQPREHSHIGGLLKIPFQTYRPPVGEPTHTEKEIQP; from the coding sequence ATGGAACGTCTTGTCAATTATTTTGAGCACATTCCGTCGTTACATCGAAGTTTGATACTAGTCGGTGGCATCACTATCTTCTGGCTAATCGAAACCGCGGTTCCGTTGTTTCAGTTTTCGTACCGGAAAACCACCCATGCCGGGATCAATATTTTCTTTACGCTGACAACCGCTGTGGTCAATGTGTGTCTAGCTTTTCTGCTACTGCGGACCAGCGACTGGACGGTGCAGCACCATGTTGGTCTGCTCCAATGGCTATCGTTGCCACGCTGGGCTGAATTACTGCTTGGCTTACTGGCTTTAGATCTGGTTGGTGCCTGGTTACCCCACTGGACCCAGCACCAGGTTACGTTTTTGTGGCGATTTCATCTTATTCACCACACCGATGTGTATGTGGATACGACCACGGCGAACCGTCATCACCCCGGCGAAAGCGTAATCCGGTTCGTCTTTACGCTACTGGCCGTTCTGGTGACCGGTGCGCCGATGTGGCTTGTTTTTTTGTATCAGGCGTTGTCGGTGCTGCTCTCTCAGTTCAATCACGCCAACATCGAGCTGCCACGCTGGGCCGACCGATTACTGGGGCTGGTTATCGTAACACCCAATATGCACCACGTTCACCACCATTATGTGTTACCCGTCACCAACACCAACTATGGCAATATTTTTCCGTACTGGGACCGGCTGTTCGGCACTTACCACGAAATGGCGGGCAAGGACATCCACTACGGCATCGACACGCACCCACAACCGCGTGAGCACTCGCATATTGGCGGCCTTTTGAAGATTCCATTCCAGACCTATCGGCCGCCGGTGGGCGAACCAACTCACACCGAAAAGGAAATTCAGCCATAG
- a CDS encoding acyl-CoA thioesterase, with product MPQPKLARESMTVMTEMVLPNDTNTLNNLMGGRLLHFMDIAAAIAAQKHSNRIVVTASVDNVSFSEPIRLGNIVTMKAQVTRAFSSSMEVFIEVWAEDIPAGIRVSTNSAFYTFVAVDQSGRPIEVPTVIPETDEEKDRYASALRRRQLRLVLAGRMNPEDAVELREYLKV from the coding sequence ATGCCTCAGCCAAAACTTGCCCGTGAATCCATGACGGTGATGACCGAAATGGTGCTTCCCAACGATACCAATACGCTTAATAACCTGATGGGCGGGCGCTTATTACACTTCATGGACATTGCGGCTGCGATTGCCGCTCAAAAGCATTCCAACCGTATCGTCGTGACGGCTTCGGTCGATAACGTGTCTTTCTCCGAACCGATCCGGTTGGGTAACATCGTCACCATGAAAGCCCAGGTGACACGGGCGTTCAGTTCGTCGATGGAGGTATTTATTGAGGTGTGGGCCGAAGACATTCCGGCGGGTATTCGGGTGAGTACAAACAGCGCGTTTTATACGTTCGTCGCTGTTGATCAGAGCGGTCGACCGATCGAAGTTCCGACGGTTATTCCCGAAACCGACGAGGAGAAAGACCGCTATGCCAGCGCATTGCGTCGACGGCAACTGCGCTTAGTATTAGCCGGTCGTATGAATCCCGAGGATGCCGTTGAACTCCGTGAGTATTTGAAAGTCTAA